AAGCCTAAAACGCCATGAAACAAGACCTCATCATTGCCGGCGTCGGCGGTCAGGGCATTCTGACCATTGCCCGCGTCCTCTCTATGGCGGCAGTGGCCAAGGGGCTGCACGTCAAGCAGGCCGAAGTCCACGGGATGTCGCAGCGGGGCGGGGCCGTTTATTCCCACCTCAGGATCTCAGACGCGGACATCTACAGCGACTTGATCCCAGAAGGCAGCGCGGACATGATCCTCGCGATCGAACCGCTCGAAGCCCTGCGGTACGTGTCGATGTTGCGGGCGGACGGCTCGATCGTCACGAGCACCAACGCCGAGGTGAACGTTCCGGACTATCCGGCGATCGAGCAGGTGCTCGGACACGTCGCCGGGTTCGACCGCCACATCGCGATCGACACCGACAAACTCGCACGGGCGGCAGGGGGCGTCCTTGCGGCGAACATCGTCGCTCTCGGCGCGGCTTCTGTCTATTTGGGGTTCACCGTCCAAGAGCTTCAAGACGCCCTTGAAGTGCTGTTCGCGCCCAAGGGCGAACGCATCGTCCAGACCAACGTTCGGGCCTTGCGGTTCGGCCGCTCGGCCGCGATCGCCTACCGTGAAGCCTTGGCCCGGAACGTCGCGCCGAGCGACGCCCGAGGTTGGATTTCACAACTGTCGGCCGAGCACCTGGCGGCCGAAGACATGGATTTCGACGAGCTCGTGCCGCTTGGGGACACGGCCCGGTTGACCGGGGCTGAAGCCCATGCCTTCGAAAGCCTCTTGATGAACGCTTACGACGAGGGACGGAGCCAGCTTTACGAACACGAGGTCTATCGACTGATCGAGTTGGTCGGCGCGATCTCGCCGCCCCGGCACACGTTCGTCCCGGTCGGTTCAGCGATGGACGAAGAGGTCCTCCTAGGGTTCCCCGGGGAAAAGGTCGTTCTTAAACTCGTTTCGACGGAGGTCGTCCACAAGTCGGACGCCGGCGGTGTGGCGATCGTCCCCAAAGACATCGCGCGCGTCCGTGTCGAAGCGGACAGGATGATCGCACGGCACGCGGAAGGCGGCCATGTCGCGGGAATCCTCGCCGTCGAGTTCGTCGACCATGATTCCCGAGGACTTGGCGGCGAACTCTTCGTCGGGATCCGGGCCACGCGCGAGTTCGGGCCCGTCGTCGCAGCCGGTCTTGGCGGCGTCCAGACCGAGTACTTGGCGGCCAAGATGCGACCCGGGATCGCGGTCGCGAAAGCCGTCGCGCTCGACACCGGTGCCGAAGAGTTCCTCGACATGTTCCGCCAGACCGTGGCCTACGACGTCCTTTCCGGTCGGATCCGGGGCCAGGAGCGCAGCGTGTCGGACGGCGAACTGCTCCGGTGCTTCCGGGCCTTCATTTCGATCGCGAGACGGTTCTGCGTCGACCGGGGCGAGGAAGGGCCGGACATCGGCGAACTGGAAGTCAATCCTTTCGCGTTCTCCGGGCAGCGCATGATCCCTCTCGACGGGCGGGGCAACCTCCGTACCGCGGCACGGCCGCGGACTGCACGGCCGCGCGAGAACGTCCGGGCTTTGCTCGAACCGAAGTCCATCGCCGTCGCGGGAGTGTCGTCCAAGCCCGACAGTTTCGGCCGAGTGATCCTTTCGAACATCGTCGGGACGGGGTTCGACCCTGCGGCGGTCACGGTCGTCCGACCGGACGGCGGCCCGTTCGACGGGTTCCCGACCGTCGGCTCCGTCGACTCTTTGACCGGTGAGACCGACCTCCTCGTCGTCGCAGTCCCGGCCGCGTCTGTCCCCGGTGTCGTCGCTTCGGCTGTCC
This genomic window from Armatimonadota bacterium contains:
- a CDS encoding indolepyruvate oxidoreductase subunit beta; translated protein: MKQDLIIAGVGGQGILTIARVLSMAAVAKGLHVKQAEVHGMSQRGGAVYSHLRISDADIYSDLIPEGSADMILAIEPLEALRYVSMLRADGSIVTSTNAEVNVPDYPAIEQVLGHVAGFDRHIAIDTDKLARAAGGVLAANIVALGAASVYLGFTVQELQDALEVLFAPKGERIVQTNVRALRFGRSAAIAYREALARNVAPSDARGWISQLSAEHLAAEDMDFDELVPLGDTARLTGAEAHAFESLLMNAYDEGRSQLYEHEVYRLIELVGAISPPRHTFVPVGSAMDEEVLLGFPGEKVVLKLVSTEVVHKSDAGGVAIVPKDIARVRVEADRMIARHAEGGHVAGILAVEFVDHDSRGLGGELFVGIRATREFGPVVAAGLGGVQTEYLAAKMRPGIAVAKAVALDTGAEEFLDMFRQTVAYDVLSGRIRGQERSVSDGELLRCFRAFISIARRFCVDRGEEGPDIGELEVNPFAFSGQRMIPLDGRGNLRTAARPRTARPRENVRALLEPKSIAVAGVSSKPDSFGRVILSNIVGTGFDPAAVTVVRPDGGPFDGFPTVGSVDSLTGETDLLVVAVPAASVPGVVASAVRSGRVRSGIVISGGAGETEGSEEIGHALAGAISEGRSSADGGPVFLGPNCMGVRSLPGRYDTFFVPFDRMPDRSKVAPQPVALLSQSGAFVVSRLSAQSHSNPRFAVSIGNQCDLTVADFLWAFAERDDVQVVGVYLEGFADLDGLDALRAVTELTSQGKSVVFYKAGRTESGRKAAEGHTAAVAGDYEICQTAMEAAGAFVARDFREFGQAMDLATSLAGKELREGRLFAVTNAGMEAVAMADACPGIQPPGQDLTGRITDVLRAKRLDVLVQARNPLDLTPAADEKVYDDVVRAALGDPGTDAVVVSCVPLAPGLHTLEYQLGDDVAFPALAREWLRMSDKPILFAIDGGAAYDALAASLQSLGLCVFRSADEAARLWGRWMDLIGVRRVVSSTAAPGVEQESVALV